In Pseudomonas fluorescens, a genomic segment contains:
- a CDS encoding MlaC/ttg2D family ABC transporter substrate-binding protein, whose protein sequence is MISTLRRGLLVLLAALPLMANAAGSAHELVQDTTSKMLADLTANKEQYKQDPSKFYDALNTIVGPVVDAEGISRSIMTVKYSRKATPAQMQTFQENFKKGLFQFYGNALLEYNNQGITVDPAKDESGDRTSVGMTVKGSNGAIYPVQYTLEKVNGEWKLRNVIINGINIGKLFRDQFADAMQRNGNDLDKTINGWAGEVAKAKEETDKAAGKPAQ, encoded by the coding sequence ATGATCTCTACCTTGCGACGTGGCCTGCTGGTACTGCTTGCGGCGCTGCCGCTGATGGCTAACGCGGCAGGTTCTGCGCACGAACTGGTGCAGGACACCACCAGCAAAATGCTGGCTGACCTGACTGCCAATAAAGAGCAGTACAAGCAAGACCCGAGTAAGTTCTACGACGCGCTCAATACCATTGTCGGCCCTGTCGTCGATGCCGAAGGCATTTCGCGCAGCATCATGACGGTCAAGTACTCGCGCAAGGCCACGCCTGCGCAGATGCAGACGTTCCAGGAAAACTTCAAGAAGGGTCTGTTCCAGTTCTATGGCAACGCCCTGCTGGAGTACAACAACCAGGGGATCACTGTCGATCCGGCCAAGGATGAGTCGGGTGACCGCACCAGCGTTGGCATGACCGTCAAAGGCAGCAACGGTGCGATCTACCCTGTGCAGTACACGCTGGAGAAGGTTAACGGTGAGTGGAAACTGCGCAACGTGATCATCAACGGTATCAACATTGGCAAGCTGTTCCGCGACCAGTTCGCTGACGCGATGCAGCGCAATGGCAACGACCTGGACAAGACCATCAACGGTTGGGCCGGTGAAGTGGCCAAGGCCAAGGAAGAAACCGATAAAGCAGCCGGGAAACCCGCGCAATGA
- a CDS encoding ATP-binding cassette domain-containing protein — translation MSADNAYAVELKGLTFKRGTRSIFNNVDIRIPRGKVTGIMGPSGCGKTTLLRLMGMQLRPNAGEVWVNGQNLPTLSRSELFDARKHMGVLFQSGALFTDLDVFQNVAFPLRVHTQLSDEMIRDIVLLKLQAVGLRGAIDLMPDELSGGMKRRVALARAIALDPQILMYDEPFVGQDPIAMGVLVRLIRLLNDALGITSIVVSHDLAETASIADYLYVVGDGQVLGQGTPEELMNADNPRIRQFMTGDPDGPVPFHFPAADYRADLLGKR, via the coding sequence ATGAGTGCCGATAACGCCTACGCGGTCGAGCTGAAGGGCCTTACCTTCAAGCGCGGGACGCGCAGCATCTTCAATAACGTCGATATTCGCATTCCCCGTGGCAAGGTCACGGGCATCATGGGGCCTTCCGGTTGCGGCAAGACCACCCTGTTGCGGCTGATGGGCATGCAACTGCGCCCCAATGCCGGCGAAGTGTGGGTCAATGGCCAGAACCTGCCGACGCTGTCGCGTAGCGAGCTGTTTGACGCACGCAAGCACATGGGTGTGCTGTTCCAGAGTGGTGCGCTGTTCACTGACCTGGATGTTTTCCAGAACGTGGCGTTTCCGCTGCGAGTGCATACCCAGCTGTCTGATGAAATGATTCGTGACATCGTGTTGCTGAAACTGCAGGCCGTGGGCCTTCGCGGTGCCATCGACCTGATGCCTGACGAGTTGTCCGGTGGCATGAAACGTCGTGTCGCCTTGGCGCGCGCCATCGCCCTTGACCCGCAGATCCTCATGTACGACGAGCCCTTCGTTGGCCAGGACCCGATCGCCATGGGCGTGCTGGTACGCCTGATCCGCCTGCTCAACGATGCGCTGGGGATCACCAGTATCGTGGTGTCCCACGACCTTGCAGAAACCGCGAGCATTGCCGACTACCTGTATGTCGTCGGCGATGGTCAGGTGCTGGGGCAGGGCACGCCTGAAGAGCTGATGAACGCTGACAACCCGCGTATCCGCCAATTCATGACCGGCGATCCTGATGGCCCGGTGCCTTTTCATTTTCCGGCAGCGGACTACCGCGCAGATCTTCTGGGGAAGCGCTGA
- the murA gene encoding UDP-N-acetylglucosamine 1-carboxyvinyltransferase, whose translation MDKLIITGGARLDGEIRISGAKNSALPILAATLLCDGPVTVANLPHLHDITTMIELFGRMGIEPVIDEKLSVEIDPRTIKTLIAPYELVKTMRASILVLGPMVARFGEAEVALPGGCAIGSRPVDLHIRGLEAMGATIDVEGGYIKAKAPEGGLRGANFFFDTVSVTGTENIMMAAALANGRSVLQNAAREPEVVDLANFLIAMGANITGAGTDTITIDGVKRLHPATYKVMPDRIETGTYLVAAAVTGGRVKVKDTDPTILEAVLEKLREAGAEITTGEDWIELNMHGKRPKAVNVRTAPYPAFPTDMQAQFISLNAIAEGTGAVIETIFENRFMHVYELHRMGAKIQVEGNTAIVTGTEKLKGAPVMATDLRASASLVISALIAEGDTLIDRIYHIDRGYECIEEKLQMLGAKIRRVPG comes from the coding sequence ATGGATAAATTGATTATTACCGGCGGTGCCCGCCTTGATGGCGAGATTCGCATTTCCGGTGCGAAAAACTCTGCCTTGCCGATCCTGGCCGCGACCCTGCTGTGCGATGGCCCCGTAACCGTAGCCAACCTGCCGCACCTGCATGACATCACCACCATGATCGAGCTGTTTGGTCGCATGGGTATTGAGCCGGTAATCGACGAGAAGCTGTCCGTCGAAATCGACCCGCGCACCATCAAGACCCTGATCGCCCCGTACGAACTGGTGAAAACCATGCGTGCGTCGATCCTGGTGCTGGGCCCGATGGTTGCCCGTTTCGGCGAAGCCGAAGTCGCATTGCCTGGCGGTTGCGCCATTGGCTCGCGTCCGGTGGACCTGCACATCCGTGGCCTTGAAGCCATGGGCGCAACCATCGACGTCGAGGGTGGCTACATCAAGGCCAAGGCGCCGGAAGGCGGCCTGCGTGGCGCCAACTTCTTCTTTGATACCGTCAGCGTGACCGGTACCGAGAACATCATGATGGCCGCTGCCCTGGCCAACGGTCGCAGTGTGCTGCAAAACGCCGCTCGCGAGCCTGAAGTGGTCGACCTGGCCAACTTCCTGATCGCCATGGGGGCCAACATCACCGGCGCCGGCACCGACACCATCACCATCGACGGTGTGAAGCGCCTGCACCCTGCCACCTACAAAGTGATGCCGGACCGCATCGAGACCGGTACCTACCTGGTTGCTGCTGCCGTCACCGGTGGTCGCGTCAAGGTCAAGGACACCGATCCGACCATCCTGGAAGCGGTCCTGGAGAAACTGCGCGAAGCCGGTGCCGAAATCACCACCGGTGAAGACTGGATCGAGCTGAACATGCACGGCAAGCGGCCAAAAGCCGTCAACGTGCGTACTGCTCCGTACCCGGCGTTCCCAACCGACATGCAGGCGCAGTTCATCTCCTTGAACGCGATTGCCGAAGGCACGGGTGCAGTGATCGAGACCATCTTCGAAAACCGCTTCATGCACGTGTACGAACTGCACCGCATGGGCGCGAAGATCCAGGTCGAAGGCAACACGGCCATCGTTACCGGCACCGAGAAGCTCAAGGGCGCGCCAGTCATGGCCACCGACCTGCGCGCTTCGGCCAGCCTGGTGATCTCGGCGCTGATCGCCGAAGGAGACACCCTGATCGACCGCATCTACCACATCGACCGTGGTTACGAATGCATCGAAGAAAAACTGCAGATGCTCGGCGCGAAAATCCGCCGCGTACCGGGCTAG
- the hisG gene encoding ATP phosphoribosyltransferase: MLTIALSKGRILDDTLPLLAEAGIVPTENPDKSRKLIIPTTQDDVRLLIVRATDVPTYVEHGAADLGVAGKDVLMEYGGQGLYEPLDLRIALCKLMTAGRVGDVEPKGRLRVATKFVNVAKRYYAEQGRQVDIIKLYGSMELAPLIGLADKIIDVVDTGNTLRANGLEPQDFIADISSRLIVNKASMKMQHARIQALIDTLRKAVESRHRG, from the coding sequence ATGTTGACCATCGCACTGTCCAAGGGCCGCATCCTTGACGACACCTTGCCGCTTCTGGCTGAAGCGGGCATCGTGCCGACCGAGAATCCGGACAAGAGCCGCAAGCTGATCATCCCTACGACCCAGGATGACGTTCGCCTTTTGATCGTACGGGCTACCGACGTGCCGACGTACGTTGAGCATGGCGCGGCCGACCTCGGTGTCGCCGGTAAGGACGTGCTGATGGAATACGGCGGCCAGGGCCTTTACGAGCCGCTGGACCTGCGCATTGCCCTGTGCAAGCTGATGACCGCCGGCCGTGTCGGTGATGTCGAGCCTAAAGGTCGCCTGCGCGTGGCCACCAAGTTCGTCAACGTCGCCAAGCGCTACTACGCCGAACAAGGCCGTCAGGTCGACATCATCAAGCTCTACGGCTCGATGGAGCTGGCACCGCTGATTGGCCTGGCCGACAAGATCATCGACGTAGTCGACACCGGCAACACCTTGCGTGCCAATGGCCTGGAGCCCCAGGATTTCATTGCCGACATCAGCTCCCGGCTGATCGTCAACAAGGCTTCCATGAAAATGCAGCACGCCCGTATCCAGGCGTTGATCGACACCCTGCGCAAGGCAGTGGAGTCTCGACACCGCGGTTGA
- the mlaD gene encoding outer membrane lipid asymmetry maintenance protein MlaD encodes MQNRTVEIGVGLFLLAGILALLLLALRVSGLSASPTADTYKLYAYFDNIAGLTVRAKVTMAGVTIGKVTAIDLDRDSFTGRVTMQLDKKVDNLPTDSTASILTAGLLGEKYIGISVGGETALLKDGSTIHDTQSSLVLEDLIGKFLLNTVNKDAK; translated from the coding sequence ATGCAAAACCGCACTGTGGAAATCGGTGTCGGCCTTTTCTTGCTGGCTGGCATCCTGGCTTTACTGTTGCTCGCCCTGCGAGTCAGTGGCCTTTCGGCCAGCCCTACCGCCGATACTTATAAACTTTACGCGTACTTCGACAATATCGCCGGTTTGACTGTCAGAGCTAAGGTGACCATGGCCGGTGTGACTATCGGCAAGGTCACGGCAATCGATCTGGACCGCGACAGCTTCACCGGGCGAGTGACCATGCAACTGGACAAGAAGGTCGATAATCTGCCGACTGACTCCACTGCATCTATCCTCACTGCGGGTCTGCTGGGCGAGAAGTACATCGGTATCAGCGTGGGCGGGGAAACAGCCCTGCTCAAGGATGGCTCGACCATCCACGACACGCAGTCGTCGCTGGTACTTGAGGACCTGATCGGTAAATTCCTGCTCAATACGGTCAATAAAGACGCCAAATGA
- the hisC gene encoding histidinol-phosphate transaminase, with protein sequence MSKFWSPFVKDLVPYVPGEQPKLTKLVKLNTNENPYGPSPKALAAMQAELNDNLRLYPDPNSDLLKQAVAKYYGVDAGKVFLGNGSDEVLAHIFHGLFQHDLPLLFPDISYSFYPVYCGLYGIKSDPVPLDEQFQIRVADYAKPNGGIIFPNPNAPTGCVLALEAVEQILKASPDSVVVVDEAYIDFGGETAISLVDRYPNLLVTQTLSKSRSLAGLRVGLAVGHPDLIEALERVKNSFNSYPLDRLAIVGAAAAFEDREYFEKTCQLVIDSRNKLVAQLEGEGFEVLPSAANFIFARHPQHDAAGLAAKLREQGVIVRHFKQERIAQFLRISIGTPEQNQALIDGLGEL encoded by the coding sequence ATGAGCAAATTCTGGAGCCCCTTCGTCAAGGACCTCGTGCCTTACGTACCCGGTGAGCAGCCGAAGCTGACCAAGCTGGTCAAGCTCAACACCAATGAAAACCCCTATGGCCCATCGCCCAAGGCGCTGGCGGCCATGCAGGCCGAGTTGAACGACAACCTGCGCCTGTACCCGGACCCCAACAGCGACCTGCTCAAGCAGGCCGTGGCCAAGTACTACGGGGTCGACGCCGGCAAAGTGTTCCTCGGCAACGGTTCCGATGAAGTCCTTGCGCACATCTTCCACGGCCTGTTCCAGCACGACTTGCCGCTGCTGTTCCCGGATATCAGCTACAGCTTCTATCCGGTGTACTGCGGCCTCTATGGCATCAAGTCCGACCCGGTGCCGCTGGATGAGCAGTTCCAGATTCGCGTTGCGGACTACGCCAAGCCCAACGGCGGGATCATCTTCCCCAACCCGAACGCGCCGACTGGCTGTGTGCTGGCGCTGGAGGCGGTGGAGCAGATCCTCAAGGCCAGCCCGGATTCGGTGGTGGTGGTTGATGAAGCCTATATCGACTTTGGTGGCGAAACGGCGATCAGCCTGGTCGACCGTTACCCGAATCTGCTGGTGACCCAGACCCTGTCCAAATCGCGCTCACTGGCCGGTTTGCGCGTGGGCCTGGCGGTGGGGCACCCGGACCTGATCGAGGCACTGGAGCGGGTCAAGAACAGCTTCAACTCCTACCCGCTCGATCGCCTGGCGATCGTTGGCGCGGCGGCGGCGTTCGAGGACCGTGAGTATTTCGAGAAGACTTGCCAGTTGGTGATCGACAGCCGTAACAAGCTAGTCGCGCAATTGGAAGGCGAAGGCTTTGAAGTATTGCCATCGGCTGCGAATTTCATCTTCGCCCGCCACCCTCAGCACGACGCAGCGGGCCTGGCGGCCAAGCTGCGTGAGCAAGGGGTTATCGTGCGGCACTTCAAGCAGGAGAGGATTGCCCAGTTCCTGCGGATCAGCATCGGTACGCCGGAACAGAACCAGGCGCTGATTGATGGCTTGGGTGAGCTCTAA
- a CDS encoding STAS domain-containing protein: protein MTESAVRIGEAGELFLSGVLDYRSGPDLRKQGQALIKASTAPALVLDCSAVTKSSSVGLSLLLCFIRDAEAAKKTVSIRALPDDMREIAEVSGLTELLAHP from the coding sequence ATGACCGAGTCGGCTGTTCGTATCGGCGAAGCCGGCGAGCTGTTCCTCAGCGGCGTGCTGGATTATCGCTCCGGGCCTGACCTGCGCAAGCAGGGCCAGGCGCTGATCAAGGCGAGCACCGCGCCTGCGCTGGTGCTGGACTGCTCGGCGGTAACCAAGTCCAGCAGCGTCGGTTTATCGCTGCTGCTGTGCTTTATACGTGATGCCGAGGCGGCGAAAAAAACGGTCAGTATCCGTGCGCTGCCCGACGACATGCGTGAAATTGCCGAAGTTTCCGGTCTGACCGAACTGTTGGCGCATCCTTAA
- a CDS encoding KdsC family phosphatase codes for MTSDLLQRGKHIKLAIFDVDGVLTDGRLYFLEDGSEFKTFNTLDGQGIKMLMAAGVQTAIISGRKTPVVERRAQNLGIPHLYQGREDKLVVLDELLGQLHLSYEQVAYLGDDLPDLPVIRRVGLGMAVANAAAFVREHAHGITTARGGEGAAREFCELILRAQGRLEAAHAAYL; via the coding sequence ATGACCAGCGACCTATTGCAACGCGGCAAGCACATCAAGCTGGCGATTTTCGACGTTGACGGCGTGCTGACCGATGGCCGCCTGTACTTCCTCGAAGACGGCAGCGAATTCAAGACGTTCAACACCCTCGATGGCCAGGGCATCAAGATGTTGATGGCAGCGGGAGTGCAAACTGCCATTATTAGCGGCCGAAAAACGCCGGTTGTGGAACGCCGCGCACAAAACCTGGGGATTCCTCACCTGTATCAGGGCCGTGAGGATAAACTGGTGGTACTGGACGAGCTTCTTGGCCAACTCCACCTAAGCTATGAGCAGGTCGCCTATCTGGGCGACGACCTGCCCGACTTGCCGGTGATCCGCCGCGTGGGCCTGGGCATGGCCGTCGCCAATGCGGCGGCGTTTGTTCGCGAGCATGCCCACGGCATCACCACGGCCCGTGGCGGCGAAGGCGCCGCCCGTGAGTTCTGCGAGTTGATCCTGCGGGCCCAAGGCCGCCTCGAAGCGGCCCATGCCGCCTACCTATAG
- a CDS encoding KpsF/GutQ family sugar-phosphate isomerase, with amino-acid sequence MSQSSDLIQSAQRTIRLELEAVEGLLAHIDADFVRACEMILASKGRVVVVGMGKSGHVGNKIAATLASTGTTAFFVHPAEASHGDMGMITKDDIILALSNSGTTNEIVTLLPLIKRLGIKMISITGNPESTLAKAAEVNLNVHVTHEACPLNLAPTSSTTAALVMGDALAVALLEARGFTAEDFAFSHPGGALGRRLLLKVENVMHSGDELPHVQRGTLLKDALMEMTRKGLGMTVILEADGRLAGVFTDGDLRRTLDRTIDIHTATIDAVMTPHGKTARPEMLAAEALKIMEDHKIGALVVVNNDDRPIGALNMHDLLRAGVM; translated from the coding sequence ATGAGCCAATCCAGCGATCTTATCCAATCCGCACAACGCACCATTCGCCTTGAGCTTGAAGCCGTAGAAGGCTTACTGGCCCATATCGATGCAGATTTCGTACGCGCCTGCGAGATGATTCTGGCCAGCAAGGGCCGCGTTGTCGTGGTAGGCATGGGCAAGTCCGGCCACGTCGGCAACAAGATCGCCGCGACACTGGCGAGCACCGGAACCACCGCTTTCTTCGTGCATCCGGCCGAAGCCAGCCATGGTGACATGGGCATGATCACCAAGGATGACATCATCCTGGCACTGTCCAATTCCGGCACCACCAACGAAATCGTGACCCTGCTGCCGCTGATCAAGCGCCTGGGCATCAAGATGATCAGCATCACCGGCAACCCGGAATCGACGCTGGCCAAGGCAGCCGAAGTGAACCTGAACGTTCACGTGACCCACGAGGCATGCCCCCTGAACCTGGCCCCCACGTCTTCCACCACCGCCGCCCTGGTCATGGGCGATGCGCTGGCCGTGGCGTTACTGGAAGCCCGTGGCTTTACTGCTGAAGATTTCGCGTTTTCCCACCCAGGGGGTGCCTTGGGCCGTCGCCTGCTGCTGAAAGTGGAAAACGTCATGCACTCCGGCGATGAGCTACCCCATGTCCAACGGGGCACGCTGCTCAAGGATGCGCTGATGGAAATGACCCGCAAAGGCCTGGGCATGACCGTGATCCTCGAAGCCGACGGGCGCCTGGCCGGAGTGTTCACCGACGGCGACTTGCGCCGCACGCTGGACCGCACCATCGACATCCACACCGCCACCATCGACGCGGTGATGACCCCCCATGGCAAGACCGCACGCCCCGAGATGCTTGCAGCCGAAGCGCTGAAGATCATGGAAGACCACAAGATCGGCGCGCTGGTGGTCGTCAATAACGATGACCGCCCGATTGGCGCCCTGAACATGCACGACTTGCTGCGTGCAGGAGTGATGTAA
- the hisD gene encoding histidinol dehydrogenase — protein sequence MTTSTAIARLNAADPDFAHHLDHLLSWESVSDDSVNQRVLDIIKAVRERGDAALVDFTRQFDGLDVKSMADLILPRERLELALTRITAPQREALEVAATRVRSYHEKQKQDSWSYTEADGTVLGQKVTPLDRAGLYVPGGKASYPSSVLMNAIPAKVAGVTEVVMVVPTPRGEINELVLAAACIAGVDRVFTIGGAQAVAALAYGTESVPKVDKVVGPGNIYVATAKRHVFGQVGIDMIAGPSEILVVCDGQTDPDWIAMDLFSQAEHDEDAQAILVSPDAEFLDKVAASINKLLPTMDRADIIEKSINGRGALILVRDMEQAIEVANRIAPEHLELSVADPQAWLPSIRHAGAIFMGRHTSEALGDYCAGPNHVLPTSGTARFSSPLGVYDFQKRSSIIFCSPQGASELGKTASVLARGESLSAHARSAEYRILDDKKGN from the coding sequence ATGACCACGTCCACTGCAATTGCCCGACTCAACGCTGCCGACCCGGATTTCGCCCATCATCTGGATCATCTGCTGAGCTGGGAAAGCGTGTCCGACGACTCGGTCAACCAGCGGGTGCTCGACATCATCAAGGCCGTGCGCGAGCGCGGTGATGCAGCGCTGGTGGATTTCACCCGCCAGTTCGATGGCCTGGACGTCAAGTCCATGGCTGACCTGATCCTGCCTCGCGAACGCCTGGAGCTGGCCCTGACGCGCATCACCGCGCCGCAGCGCGAAGCCCTCGAAGTCGCTGCGACCCGAGTGCGCAGCTACCACGAAAAACAGAAGCAGGACTCCTGGAGCTACACCGAAGCCGATGGCACCGTGCTGGGCCAGAAGGTCACGCCACTGGACCGCGCCGGTTTGTACGTGCCAGGCGGTAAAGCCTCGTACCCGTCGTCGGTGCTGATGAACGCGATCCCGGCCAAGGTGGCGGGCGTGACCGAAGTGGTCATGGTGGTGCCGACCCCGCGTGGTGAAATCAACGAGCTGGTACTGGCAGCGGCTTGCATCGCCGGCGTCGACCGCGTGTTCACCATCGGCGGCGCCCAGGCTGTCGCGGCCCTGGCCTATGGCACCGAAAGCGTACCGAAGGTCGACAAAGTGGTCGGCCCCGGCAACATCTACGTCGCCACCGCCAAGCGCCATGTGTTTGGCCAGGTCGGTATCGACATGATCGCCGGGCCTTCGGAAATCCTCGTGGTGTGTGACGGCCAGACTGACCCGGACTGGATCGCCATGGACCTGTTCTCCCAGGCTGAGCACGACGAAGATGCCCAGGCGATCCTGGTCAGTCCCGATGCCGAGTTCCTCGACAAGGTTGCGGCCAGCATCAATAAGCTGCTGCCGACCATGGACCGCGCCGACATTATCGAGAAGTCGATCAATGGCCGTGGTGCGCTGATCCTGGTGCGTGACATGGAGCAGGCCATCGAAGTGGCCAACCGTATCGCACCGGAACACCTGGAGCTGTCCGTGGCCGACCCACAAGCCTGGCTGCCGTCGATTCGCCATGCCGGTGCGATCTTCATGGGCCGCCACACCAGCGAAGCCCTGGGTGACTACTGCGCGGGTCCCAACCACGTATTGCCGACCTCCGGCACCGCGCGCTTCTCGTCGCCGCTGGGGGTGTATGACTTCCAGAAGCGTTCGTCGATCATCTTCTGCTCGCCACAAGGTGCTTCCGAGTTGGGCAAGACCGCTTCGGTGCTGGCCCGTGGTGAATCCCTGAGCGCCCACGCCCGCAGCGCTGAATACCGCATCCTTGACGACAAGAAAGGTAATTGA
- the mlaE gene encoding lipid asymmetry maintenance ABC transporter permease subunit MlaE, with amino-acid sequence MRKTSLIERVRLFGRSGIDIIEVLGRSTIFLFHALLGRGGIGGGFGLLIKQLHSVGVMSLVIIVVSGVFIGMVLALQGFNILSSYGSEQAVGQMVALTLLRELGPVVTALLFAGRAGSALTAEIGNMKSTEQLSSLEMIGVDPLKYIVAPRLWAGFISLPLLAMIFSVVGIWGGSWVAVDWLGVYEGSYWANMQNSVTFSGDVLNGIIKSIVFAFVVTWIAVFQGYDCEPTSEGISRATTKTVVYASLAVLGLDFILTALMFGDF; translated from the coding sequence ATGCGCAAGACATCACTTATCGAAAGGGTTCGCCTTTTCGGCCGCTCCGGCATCGACATCATCGAAGTGCTGGGGCGTTCGACCATTTTCCTGTTCCACGCCTTGCTGGGCCGCGGTGGCATCGGCGGCGGCTTTGGCTTGCTGATCAAGCAACTGCACTCCGTCGGCGTGATGTCCCTGGTGATTATCGTGGTCTCCGGGGTCTTTATCGGCATGGTGCTTGCGTTGCAGGGCTTCAACATCCTATCCAGCTACGGCTCGGAGCAGGCGGTCGGGCAGATGGTCGCCCTGACGCTGCTGCGCGAGCTGGGGCCGGTGGTGACTGCCTTGCTGTTCGCCGGGCGCGCCGGTTCCGCGCTGACCGCTGAAATCGGCAACATGAAGTCCACCGAGCAGTTGTCCAGCCTGGAAATGATCGGCGTGGACCCGCTCAAGTACATTGTTGCCCCGCGCCTGTGGGCCGGCTTCATTTCCCTGCCGCTGCTGGCGATGATTTTCAGTGTGGTGGGTATCTGGGGCGGTTCGTGGGTGGCGGTGGATTGGCTGGGGGTCTACGAAGGCTCCTACTGGGCCAATATGCAAAACAGCGTTACCTTCAGCGGCGACGTGCTCAACGGCATCATAAAGAGCATCGTCTTCGCCTTTGTCGTGACCTGGATCGCCGTATTCCAAGGCTATGACTGTGAGCCCACTTCAGAAGGGATCAGTCGTGCCACCACCAAGACCGTTGTGTACGCCTCGCTGGCGGTACTGGGCCTTGACTTCATTTTGACCGCCTTGATGTTTGGAGATTTCTGA
- a CDS encoding BolA family protein, with protein MQALEVKSFLEGKLPETKVEVEGEGCNFQLNVISDELAALSPVKRQQQIYAHLNPWITDGSIHAVTMKFFSRAAWAERT; from the coding sequence ATGCAGGCCCTAGAAGTTAAGAGCTTCCTTGAAGGAAAGCTGCCGGAAACGAAAGTAGAAGTTGAAGGCGAAGGCTGCAACTTCCAGCTGAACGTGATTAGCGATGAACTGGCGGCACTCAGCCCGGTCAAGCGTCAACAGCAGATCTATGCCCATTTGAACCCGTGGATCACCGATGGCAGCATCCACGCGGTCACTATGAAATTTTTCAGCCGCGCGGCCTGGGCCGAGCGCACCTGA